The Rhodocytophaga rosea genome has a segment encoding these proteins:
- a CDS encoding GNAT family N-acetyltransferase, with translation MRILLREDFNIDKAAVISLYQSNDWSSAKKPDLLFQGLMHSHSLITAWAGEQLVGLGNALSDGFLVVYYPHLLVHPAYQGQGIGRMIMNKMQEKYGHFHQQVLVADGRAVDFYQKCGFVKAGETQSMWIYQGTDHEEK, from the coding sequence ATGCGCATACTTCTGAGAGAAGATTTTAATATAGACAAAGCAGCCGTGATTTCCTTATATCAGTCCAACGACTGGTCGTCTGCTAAAAAACCGGATCTGTTATTTCAGGGACTGATGCATTCTCATTCGCTCATAACGGCCTGGGCTGGAGAGCAACTGGTAGGACTGGGAAATGCGTTGTCGGATGGTTTTCTGGTAGTATATTATCCCCATTTACTGGTGCACCCTGCCTATCAGGGACAGGGAATTGGAAGGATGATCATGAATAAAATGCAGGAAAAATACGGGCATTTTCACCAGCAAGTCCTGGTAGCTGATGGCAGAGCCGTAGATTTCTATCAGAAATGCGGATTTGTAAAAGCCGGCGAAACCCAGTCTATGTGGATTTACCAGGGAACCGATCACGAGGAAAAGTAA
- a CDS encoding glycoside hydrolase family 140 protein produces the protein MKKIVILAIVITCTFVLSTVAQEKYRLQVSQNGRSLQYANGKPFFWLGDTAWELFSRLTLNEIKMYLDNRAAKGFNVIQVSCLTLNDVGKQNRYGEMMLHPLNGQWVPNDKYFTIIDSTLQYALERNMYLAMVPTWGDLVVSGELNSLQANTIGKWLGSRYAQHTNIIWVLGGDKAATTNTQDFKPIWREMAKGIIEGTNQKCLITYHPNGERSSSEWLHTEPWLDFNMIQSSHGRKDAPVWDMVKKDRSLSPAKPTLDSEPNYEDHPVSPWPKWNVDNGYFRDYDVRKQLYRSVFAGAFGVSYGHHAIWQFFNERVEALNFPDRGWVNALDRPGAFQAGYLRQLIESRPSENRVPDANIITQGQGEAAQRIEVLRDSKGKFILVYLPLTKEIELDMSGISSKRIIAWWYNPKTGDAQKIGTLNKKTLMKFEPTQEPDHSDWVLVLDDAEMKYSSPASSSMIRKY, from the coding sequence ATGAAAAAAATAGTAATACTCGCTATAGTTATAACCTGCACATTTGTTCTCTCCACTGTTGCACAGGAAAAATACCGTCTGCAAGTGAGCCAGAATGGGAGAAGCCTGCAATATGCAAATGGGAAACCCTTTTTCTGGCTGGGTGATACTGCCTGGGAACTATTTAGCAGGCTTACCTTAAATGAAATCAAAATGTATCTGGATAACCGGGCAGCCAAAGGTTTCAATGTCATTCAGGTGAGTTGTCTCACGCTCAACGATGTGGGAAAACAGAACCGGTATGGGGAAATGATGTTACACCCGCTCAACGGTCAGTGGGTTCCAAACGATAAGTACTTTACCATTATTGACAGTACATTACAGTATGCCCTAGAAAGAAATATGTATCTGGCAATGGTGCCTACCTGGGGCGACCTTGTCGTATCCGGAGAGTTAAATAGCTTACAGGCCAATACGATAGGTAAATGGCTGGGTAGCAGGTATGCACAACATACGAATATCATCTGGGTACTGGGAGGAGATAAAGCCGCCACAACGAATACCCAGGATTTTAAACCTATCTGGAGAGAAATGGCAAAAGGTATTATAGAGGGCACTAATCAAAAATGCCTGATCACGTATCATCCAAATGGCGAACGTTCATCGTCTGAATGGCTGCATACAGAACCATGGCTTGATTTTAATATGATACAATCCAGCCATGGACGTAAAGATGCGCCGGTATGGGATATGGTGAAAAAAGACAGATCCTTATCGCCCGCGAAGCCTACGTTGGATTCTGAGCCAAATTATGAAGATCACCCGGTAAGCCCCTGGCCAAAATGGAATGTAGATAATGGCTATTTCAGAGATTACGATGTCCGTAAGCAACTCTACCGTTCTGTGTTTGCCGGAGCTTTTGGTGTTAGCTATGGTCATCATGCTATCTGGCAGTTTTTCAACGAAAGGGTAGAAGCCTTAAATTTTCCTGACCGGGGATGGGTGAATGCACTGGATAGACCAGGCGCTTTTCAGGCAGGCTATCTGCGGCAATTAATAGAATCGAGGCCATCCGAAAATCGTGTGCCTGATGCCAATATAATTACACAAGGGCAAGGAGAGGCCGCGCAAAGGATCGAAGTATTACGAGATAGTAAGGGTAAATTTATACTGGTGTATTTGCCCCTCACTAAAGAAATTGAGCTTGATATGTCTGGTATCAGCAGCAAACGGATTATCGCCTGGTGGTATAATCCCAAAACCGGAGACGCTCAGAAAATCGGTACATTGAACAAAAAAACCTTGATGAAATTTGAGCCTACACAAGAGCCTGACCATAGTGACTGGGTATTGGTGCTGGACGATGCAGAAATGAAATATAGCTCACCTGCCTCTAGTAGCATGATCCGGAAGTATTAG
- a CDS encoding antibiotic biosynthesis monooxygenase family protein, whose product MTTIDDSNHYCTLINVFTVTPDKHQELFEVLKEATEKVMCHLPGYISANLHSSGDKKTVTNYAQWATLEDFLNMLRNEEAQKHMKQAASIATEFRPVIYNSIWTHTNPD is encoded by the coding sequence ATGACTACCATTGATGATTCAAATCACTATTGTACCCTGATTAATGTTTTTACAGTAACACCCGATAAACACCAGGAATTATTCGAAGTCCTGAAGGAAGCCACTGAAAAAGTGATGTGCCATCTGCCTGGATATATTTCGGCTAACCTGCATAGCAGCGGCGATAAAAAAACGGTAACCAATTATGCACAATGGGCAACCCTGGAAGATTTTCTGAATATGCTGAGAAATGAAGAAGCCCAGAAACACATGAAACAAGCCGCTTCTATTGCCACTGAATTCAGGCCTGTCATCTACAACTCCATCTGGACACATACCAATCCTGACTAG
- a CDS encoding DUF1330 domain-containing protein: protein MIYYTQLIFLKEGQAELFHKFEDQVLPLVSRHNGELLYRIRPTQNNVIASTMGQPYEIHLVSFQSRKDFESYRDDKERRQHLPLKDQSVEKILLIEGNLL, encoded by the coding sequence ATGATCTATTATACCCAACTCATATTCCTAAAAGAAGGCCAGGCAGAGCTGTTTCACAAGTTCGAGGACCAGGTATTACCTTTAGTCAGCAGACATAACGGCGAGTTGCTTTACCGGATAAGGCCAACACAGAACAATGTAATTGCCAGCACCATGGGACAACCCTATGAGATTCATCTGGTTTCTTTTCAGTCCAGAAAGGATTTCGAAAGCTACCGGGATGATAAGGAAAGACGCCAGCACCTGCCTTTAAAAGATCAGTCTGTAGAGAAGATTCTATTGATTGAAGGAAACTTACTGTGA
- a CDS encoding phosphotransferase, whose protein sequence is MHTSPVLTLPVSYSVISSQALQQELLAFYPHSGQVKVLFLYQGMHDTYLVQDTSVTYVLRIYRAGWKTFEQVEAELQVLLFLHAQGLSVSFPIADKQGIFIHRIISPEGERLAVLFSYAAGEKLSSLSPREASLFGSYMAQMHQITQGEHVSHLQRNYSVTSILDGTRQAIQTILPTYLDVYRKLEQIFEILTRQLTPIVRKELKTGICHGDPHYENIFIEPGTDKVTMFDFDFSGNGFLLYDIGSFCFYERHQKNNITSFLESYSQLLPLTSLELELVPYFTLLMRLFHLGARSKNADGIKTPLWFPDEIVAKICEIEREAQRLHIVK, encoded by the coding sequence ATGCATACAAGCCCAGTTTTGACTCTTCCCGTATCTTATTCGGTCATTTCATCCCAGGCTTTACAACAGGAATTACTGGCTTTTTATCCGCATTCCGGGCAAGTAAAGGTGCTGTTTTTATATCAGGGGATGCATGACACCTATCTGGTACAAGATACGTCTGTAACATATGTTTTAAGAATTTATAGAGCCGGGTGGAAAACCTTTGAGCAGGTAGAGGCTGAATTACAGGTACTCCTGTTTTTGCATGCACAAGGGCTTTCAGTATCTTTTCCTATTGCCGACAAACAGGGAATTTTCATTCATAGAATAATCAGTCCGGAAGGGGAGCGATTGGCCGTTTTGTTCTCGTATGCGGCTGGAGAAAAATTGTCCTCACTTAGCCCCAGGGAGGCTTCTCTGTTTGGAAGCTATATGGCGCAGATGCATCAGATCACGCAGGGTGAGCACGTTAGCCATTTGCAAAGAAACTACTCCGTTACAAGTATTCTGGATGGAACACGCCAGGCTATTCAAACCATATTACCAACTTACCTGGACGTATACCGGAAACTTGAACAAATTTTTGAAATCCTAACCCGGCAATTGACTCCCATTGTACGAAAGGAATTGAAAACTGGTATATGCCATGGAGATCCTCATTACGAAAACATATTTATCGAACCGGGTACTGATAAGGTGACAATGTTTGACTTTGATTTTAGTGGGAATGGTTTTTTATTGTATGATATAGGCAGTTTCTGTTTTTATGAGCGGCACCAGAAAAACAATATCACTTCCTTTTTAGAAAGCTATTCTCAGCTGTTGCCCTTAACCTCTTTGGAGCTGGAATTAGTACCTTATTTTACGCTATTAATGAGGCTGTTTCATCTGGGAGCCAGAAGCAAAAATGCAGATGGTATCAAAACTCCATTGTGGTTTCCTGATGAAATTGTGGCTAAAATTTGCGAAATTGAAAGAGAAGCCCAACGCTTGCATATAGTAAAATAG
- a CDS encoding DinB family protein: MFQELKESVWKQFGASIDMLKNAIILWPDEYWYTDKKFFYNAYHCLVFLDYYLTHPPSNFSSPLPFTIATSDLIADEAIGDVIPDRIYSKKELLDYLHYSREKCQRLIAGLTEEKSTERWIEEGGDMNYSVLEILFYNMRHVQHHTAQLNLLLREAIHKTPGWVERAEDNL, translated from the coding sequence ATGTTTCAAGAATTAAAAGAAAGTGTATGGAAACAATTCGGAGCAAGCATTGATATGCTGAAAAATGCAATCATATTATGGCCCGACGAATACTGGTATACCGACAAAAAGTTTTTTTACAATGCCTATCATTGTCTGGTATTTCTGGATTATTACCTTACCCATCCACCGTCAAACTTTTCATCCCCCTTGCCTTTCACGATCGCCACCTCGGACCTAATAGCAGACGAGGCGATAGGAGATGTAATCCCAGACAGAATCTATAGTAAAAAGGAATTACTCGACTATCTTCACTATAGCCGCGAGAAGTGCCAGAGGTTAATTGCAGGATTGACTGAGGAAAAATCAACAGAACGATGGATAGAGGAAGGCGGCGATATGAATTACTCTGTGCTGGAAATACTATTTTATAATATGAGGCATGTGCAACATCATACGGCACAATTGAATTTGCTTTTACGTGAGGCCATACATAAAACGCCTGGCTGGGTTGAAAGAGCAGAAGATAACTTGTGA
- a CDS encoding GNAT family N-acetyltransferase — MKYIAETQRLKARELTIHDTDFILELLNSPGWIKFIGDRQVKTKAQALQYLEKGPFSSYKQHGFGLWLVERKEDFNAIGLCGLIKRDYLEHPDIGFAFLPAYYGKGYAYEIASEIIKYATEQFSIPQLWAIALPENTRSIRLLEKLGFRFIKTVYPPSSQEQLQLFGNTPMIKT; from the coding sequence ATGAAATATATTGCAGAAACCCAACGCCTCAAAGCAAGAGAATTAACAATACATGATACAGACTTTATCCTTGAGCTGCTCAACAGCCCGGGATGGATAAAATTTATTGGCGACCGGCAGGTAAAAACAAAGGCGCAGGCTTTGCAATACCTGGAGAAAGGGCCTTTTAGCAGCTATAAACAACATGGATTCGGATTATGGCTGGTGGAACGGAAAGAAGACTTCAATGCCATTGGCCTATGTGGCCTTATTAAACGGGACTATCTGGAACATCCGGATATCGGGTTTGCGTTTTTGCCTGCATATTATGGTAAGGGATATGCATACGAAATAGCAAGCGAAATAATAAAATATGCAACAGAGCAGTTCTCCATTCCACAACTTTGGGCTATCGCTTTGCCAGAAAATACCAGATCCATCCGGCTGTTAGAAAAACTCGGATTCCGCTTTATTAAAACTGTTTATCCACCCAGTAGCCAAGAACAACTCCAGTTATTCGGCAATACACCCATGATAAAAACATAG
- a CDS encoding ABC transporter permease: MAATDKKHIPPRWAEKLLEWYCPAESLEEVQGDLQELYIYWVDTHGKSEANRCYIWCAFRLARPFQQKQPIRSHLQPNTFGMISHYLKIALRNTSRQKAFSFINISGLALGLACSLLIGLYVQDEYSYDRHWTNSGRIFRLNQTSRFEQEQKASTVALPAGPAIARSVTGVEAVTRLFIRSGSIQILANQGQKARLFQEREVAMVDSSFFKVFSLPLLYGNPATALNTPASVVISREMAQKYFGDSNPMGKVLRYENIADLTITGVFADLPRNTDFTFDFLVNFDILFAVEQPSIAEFMQKDWLYNPAEIFLKLSPASSTAQVEAQFPKLLEQSGDDRVKAHIQYYLQALPEVHLYSGELIGVPSRGSIQFVVLLSAIAGLTLLVACFNYINLNTAQALRRAKEVGLRKTLGAARSQLVGQFMGEAFLQSILAFCLAILLAYILLPFLNELGDKQYVFPDFLHPQLLLFATALLVLTALLSGAYPALFTSGFLPVVALRGKISQAVSNKQRLRQVLVIVQFSVTLVLITATIVIYQQVSYLRNKPLGFQKEQVVVIPLFGSGNSVNISQGVDGPFRMRMNTFEQALSQNIRIQGSTALSAMPGSGYLRSLVVPEGYTEQSNIFVSWVSVDYDFLPTLHIPFLAGRNFSKETGTDHLQAFVINESAARTFGYASAEEAVGRPIQRGGEGGKKGIIIGVVNDFNFNSLDQPMEPLIIDIEVPRFGVFAVTIASDHIPETLAQLKEQWEAFFPERVFEYTFLDENLDAQYNRQEKLSRLLSVFSGLSILISCLGLFGLAAYITYQRSHEIGIRKVLGASTGSLVALLSRDFIRLVLLANLIAIPLGWYLLHQWLETFANRISLQPWVFIGVGVCTLLIAFLTVSSQTFKASAMNPVKTIRRE; the protein is encoded by the coding sequence ATGGCTGCAACGGACAAAAAACATATCCCTCCCCGCTGGGCAGAAAAATTACTGGAATGGTACTGTCCGGCTGAATCGCTGGAAGAAGTGCAGGGAGATTTACAGGAATTATACATATACTGGGTAGATACGCATGGCAAATCAGAAGCAAACCGCTGTTACATCTGGTGTGCCTTCCGTTTGGCCCGTCCTTTCCAGCAGAAACAACCGATACGTTCGCATTTACAACCTAATACTTTTGGTATGATAAGCCATTACTTAAAAATCGCCCTGCGAAATACTTCCCGGCAAAAGGCTTTTTCCTTCATCAATATTTCCGGACTGGCACTGGGTTTAGCCTGTAGTCTGCTGATCGGGCTATATGTCCAGGACGAATACAGCTACGACCGCCATTGGACAAACAGCGGCCGGATTTTCAGGCTCAATCAAACCAGCCGGTTCGAACAGGAGCAGAAAGCATCTACTGTTGCCCTGCCAGCCGGCCCGGCAATTGCACGTTCAGTCACTGGCGTAGAAGCGGTCACCAGGTTATTCATCCGGAGTGGTAGCATACAGATCCTGGCAAACCAGGGACAGAAAGCCAGGTTATTTCAGGAACGGGAAGTAGCCATGGTAGATTCATCTTTTTTCAAGGTATTTTCCCTGCCATTGCTCTACGGAAATCCGGCAACAGCCTTAAATACACCAGCTAGTGTGGTCATCTCCAGGGAAATGGCGCAGAAATATTTCGGCGATAGTAATCCCATGGGTAAAGTGTTGCGCTATGAAAATATAGCCGATCTAACCATTACCGGCGTATTTGCTGATCTGCCCCGGAACACAGATTTTACCTTTGATTTCCTGGTCAATTTTGACATCCTGTTTGCCGTGGAGCAGCCCTCTATTGCTGAATTTATGCAGAAAGACTGGTTATATAATCCGGCAGAAATCTTTTTGAAACTATCACCGGCCAGCAGTACCGCGCAGGTAGAAGCTCAATTTCCGAAACTGCTCGAACAAAGCGGAGATGACCGGGTAAAAGCGCATATACAATATTATTTACAAGCCCTGCCTGAGGTTCATTTGTATTCAGGAGAACTCATTGGTGTCCCAAGCAGGGGAAGCATTCAATTTGTGGTGTTACTCTCAGCCATAGCCGGACTTACATTGCTGGTAGCTTGTTTTAATTATATCAATTTGAATACTGCACAGGCACTCCGCCGGGCAAAAGAAGTAGGCTTACGCAAAACCCTGGGAGCCGCCAGAAGCCAGCTGGTCGGGCAGTTTATGGGAGAAGCTTTTCTACAATCTATACTGGCTTTTTGCCTGGCTATATTACTGGCCTATATACTGCTGCCCTTCCTGAATGAATTAGGAGACAAACAGTATGTGTTTCCGGATTTTCTCCATCCGCAATTGCTGTTATTTGCAACCGCTTTATTAGTTCTTACAGCTTTACTTTCCGGCGCCTATCCGGCCTTGTTTACTTCCGGTTTTTTGCCGGTTGTTGCCTTGCGGGGAAAAATCAGCCAGGCTGTTTCCAATAAGCAGAGATTACGGCAAGTACTGGTGATTGTGCAGTTCAGCGTAACCCTGGTACTGATTACAGCTACTATCGTTATTTATCAGCAGGTAAGTTATTTACGCAATAAACCATTGGGTTTCCAAAAAGAGCAGGTAGTAGTGATTCCCCTGTTTGGCAGTGGTAACTCGGTGAATATATCGCAGGGGGTAGATGGCCCTTTCCGCATGCGGATGAATACATTTGAACAAGCCCTTTCTCAGAACATACGTATTCAGGGCAGTACTGCATTATCGGCAATGCCTGGGAGTGGATACTTACGTTCGCTGGTCGTGCCGGAAGGATATACGGAGCAGAGCAATATTTTTGTATCCTGGGTTTCGGTCGATTACGATTTTCTGCCTACGCTCCATATTCCGTTTCTGGCCGGACGGAATTTTTCCAAAGAAACCGGAACAGACCATTTGCAGGCGTTTGTTATCAATGAATCGGCTGCCAGAACATTTGGATATGCTTCTGCTGAAGAGGCGGTAGGCAGACCCATTCAACGGGGTGGAGAAGGCGGAAAAAAAGGAATAATTATCGGCGTGGTAAATGATTTTAATTTTAATTCTTTGGACCAGCCCATGGAACCGCTGATTATTGACATTGAAGTGCCCAGGTTCGGCGTATTCGCCGTTACTATTGCTTCAGACCATATCCCTGAAACGTTAGCACAGCTAAAAGAACAATGGGAAGCCTTTTTTCCTGAACGGGTATTTGAATATACCTTTCTGGATGAAAACCTGGATGCACAATATAACCGGCAGGAAAAATTAAGCCGCTTATTATCCGTTTTTTCGGGCTTATCCATTCTGATTTCCTGCCTGGGTTTATTCGGACTGGCAGCGTATATCACCTATCAGCGTTCCCATGAAATTGGTATCCGGAAAGTACTGGGGGCAAGTACCGGCAGCCTGGTGGCCTTGCTTTCACGGGATTTTATACGGCTGGTATTGCTTGCCAACCTGATTGCCATTCCGCTGGGCTGGTATTTGCTTCACCAGTGGCTGGAAACATTTGCAAACCGCATTTCCCTGCAACCCTGGGTATTTATTGGTGTCGGCGTATGTACCCTGCTCATCGCTTTCCTTACGGTTTCTTCCCAGACTTTTAAAGCTTCTGCCATGAATCCGGTGAAGACTATCCGCAGGGAATAA
- a CDS encoding FG-GAP-like repeat-containing protein: MKDNTANLPFRKSCPARVYIFSSLSLFIIALFPVELCAQKKSKPAPAASISFKKEVLTDVFIAEGVAVGDVNKDGRTDVLAGAYWFEAPTWTKHELAQPETFYYDKGYSNAFISQTLDVNLDGWTDFVRIGFPGKEVLWFENPQNKAGHWKTHLIDSTLGNESAGFYDIDGDGRLDILGADVKTGQMCWFKAPAAKKETQWKKFPISQEKSPGTSNFSHGLGVGDVNKDGRQDIIIKEGWWEAPTNRQQANWMFHAANLGEACAQMYAFDVDKDGDQDIITSSAHQLGMWWYEQTQESESTPKWTMHTISEQFAQTHGLAFADINSDGTPDLITGKRYFAHMGKDPGELEPPVIYWFEFKPGKQPSFTGHQIDDASGVGVHVIAEDISRDGLIDIVIANKKGVFVFTQERK; this comes from the coding sequence ATGAAAGATAATACGGCGAATCTTCCTTTCCGAAAATCATGCCCTGCCAGAGTATATATTTTTAGTAGCTTGAGTTTGTTCATCATTGCTCTCTTCCCTGTTGAATTGTGTGCCCAGAAAAAAAGCAAACCAGCTCCGGCAGCCAGTATCAGCTTTAAAAAAGAGGTGCTTACCGATGTGTTCATTGCAGAAGGTGTGGCTGTTGGTGATGTGAATAAAGATGGCCGCACCGATGTACTGGCTGGTGCTTACTGGTTTGAAGCACCTACCTGGACAAAGCATGAACTTGCCCAGCCAGAAACATTTTACTACGACAAAGGATACAGTAATGCTTTTATCAGCCAGACGCTGGATGTAAACCTGGATGGATGGACGGACTTTGTGCGGATTGGGTTTCCGGGAAAAGAGGTGCTATGGTTTGAAAATCCGCAGAATAAAGCCGGGCATTGGAAAACACATCTCATTGATTCTACGCTGGGCAATGAATCAGCCGGCTTTTATGATATTGATGGCGATGGAAGGCTGGATATTCTGGGAGCCGATGTAAAAACAGGCCAGATGTGCTGGTTTAAAGCACCTGCTGCCAAAAAAGAAACCCAGTGGAAGAAGTTTCCGATCAGCCAGGAAAAAAGCCCCGGAACCAGTAATTTTTCGCATGGGTTGGGTGTGGGTGATGTAAATAAAGATGGCCGCCAGGATATAATTATTAAAGAGGGCTGGTGGGAAGCCCCAACCAACCGGCAACAAGCCAACTGGATGTTTCATGCAGCTAACTTAGGAGAAGCCTGTGCCCAGATGTATGCCTTTGACGTGGACAAAGATGGCGACCAGGATATAATTACTTCCTCTGCCCATCAACTCGGTATGTGGTGGTATGAGCAGACGCAGGAATCAGAAAGCACGCCGAAATGGACAATGCATACGATCTCCGAACAGTTTGCCCAGACACATGGACTGGCCTTTGCAGATATCAACTCTGATGGTACACCCGACCTGATCACCGGCAAACGGTATTTTGCCCATATGGGAAAAGACCCAGGCGAACTGGAACCACCTGTGATATACTGGTTTGAGTTTAAACCCGGCAAGCAACCTTCCTTCACTGGCCACCAGATCGATGATGCTTCGGGCGTAGGTGTTCATGTAATTGCCGAAGATATCTCCCGCGATGGCCTGATTGATATTGTGATTGCCAATAAAAAAGGCGTGTTTGTATTTACACAGGAGCGCAAATAA
- a CDS encoding PadR family transcriptional regulator — translation MKRVYLGEFEELVLLTTAILQEEAYGVTITQEIEEQTGRIVDFSTVHTTLKRLEEKGFLSSQMGGATAERGGRRKRFFSLTTTGVQALHEIQQVRTRLWSQVPATIQLKGI, via the coding sequence ATGAAAAGAGTATATCTGGGAGAGTTTGAAGAACTGGTACTGCTTACTACTGCCATACTTCAGGAGGAGGCATACGGCGTTACCATTACGCAGGAAATCGAAGAGCAAACCGGCCGGATCGTAGATTTCAGCACCGTACATACCACACTCAAGCGTCTGGAGGAAAAAGGCTTTCTCTCTTCGCAAATGGGCGGCGCTACTGCCGAACGGGGTGGCCGCAGAAAACGCTTTTTTTCACTTACCACAACTGGTGTTCAAGCCTTACATGAGATTCAGCAAGTGCGTACCAGACTATGGTCGCAGGTTCCGGCTACGATCCAGCTAAAAGGCATCTGA
- a CDS encoding GNAT family N-acetyltransferase, translating into MIEIKEVQTENEYLVAADLFKEYASQLGVDLSFQNFNKEIENISQEYARPYGALFIAYTDDKIPMGCFGIRKLENSICELKRMYLRTEARGLGLGRQLLRKAINVGKELGYAKMRLDTLPTMLSAIHLYTNEGFYEIAPYRFNPITGTKYMEVNLIE; encoded by the coding sequence ATGATTGAAATAAAAGAGGTACAGACTGAGAATGAATACCTGGTAGCGGCTGATCTGTTTAAAGAATACGCTTCGCAACTTGGTGTGGACCTATCTTTTCAAAATTTTAACAAAGAAATTGAGAATATATCCCAGGAATACGCTAGACCTTATGGCGCACTCTTTATTGCTTATACCGATGATAAAATACCTATGGGTTGTTTTGGCATCAGAAAGCTGGAAAATTCTATCTGTGAGCTTAAAAGAATGTATCTGAGAACCGAAGCCAGAGGACTTGGCCTGGGAAGGCAATTGTTGAGAAAGGCGATTAATGTTGGCAAAGAACTTGGGTATGCAAAAATGAGACTGGATACCTTGCCAACCATGCTGTCAGCTATTCATTTATACACGAATGAAGGATTTTATGAAATTGCTCCCTACCGGTTTAACCCTATTACTGGTACAAAATATATGGAAGTAAACCTGATTGAATGA